A stretch of the Neofelis nebulosa isolate mNeoNeb1 chromosome 1, mNeoNeb1.pri, whole genome shotgun sequence genome encodes the following:
- the CBY2 gene encoding protein chibby homolog 2 isoform X1, giving the protein MSPLECSECFGDPLLHRTYTWHLTLRGTAEPFLRLHNLYPSPRCARQAALPRLSRRVTSQHSYPLNRFSSVPLDPMERPTSQADLELDYNPPRVQLSDEMFVFQDGRWVNENCRLYRELYFSPSSSFHHKLHHKRQAKEYLLQEENKALREENKALREENRTLRKENRILQVFWEERKATLGREESRAASPLLHKDNAALEVAKDAALQMHRLQEDSSLQLLREENRALRQRLEQRKAYWGPAEEKAGPGEESTAVPSAHEELHGPGLLPDQGTGLSSAFEESKGPSPPQDDSKTLRVLRQMVSNLSGSSGDEEGKAGPGLADGSQSLELLREMHQTLQALREENQNLQVLRQENRLLREENRALHALREEHRVFQEENKALWENNTLKLQQKLVIDTVTEVTARMEMLIEELYAFMPAKSKDPKKPSRV; this is encoded by the coding sequence AGGGGCACAGCCGAGCCTTTCCTGAGGCTCCACAACCTGTACCCCAGCCCGCGCTGCGCCAGGCAGGCCGCCCTGCCCAGGCTGAGCCGCAGAGTGACCAGCCAGCACTCCTACCCGCTGAATCGCTTCTCCTCCGTGCCCTTGGACCCCATGGAGCGCCCCACCTCGCAGGCGGACCTCGAGCTGGATTACAACCCTCCGCGAGTGCAGCTCAGCGACGAGATGTTCGTCTTCCAGGACGGGCGCTGGGTGAACGAAAACTGCCGCCTGTACAGAGAACTGTACTTCTCTCCGTCGTCCTCTTTCCACCACAAGCTGCACCACAAGCGGCAGGCCAAGGAGTACCTGCTGCAGGAGGAGAACAAGGCGCTGCGCGAGGAGAACAAGGCGCTGCGCGAGGAGAACAGGACGCTCCGCAAGGAGAACAGGATCCTGCAGGTCTTCTGGGAGGAGCGCAAGGCCACGCTGGGCCGGGAGGAGAGCAGGGCCGCCTCGCCGCTGCTGCACAAGGACAACGCGGCCCTGGAGGTGGCGAAGGACGCGGCCTTGCAGATGCACCGCCTCCAGGAGGACAGCAGCCTGCAGCTCCTCAGGGAGGAGAACAGGGCCCTGCGACAGCGGCTGGAGCAGAGGAAGGCCTACTGGGGCCCGGCGGAGGAGAAGGCGGGCCCCGGGGAGGAAAGCACGGCGGTCCCGTCGGCCCACGAGGAGCTCCACGGCCCCGGGCTGCTGCCGGACCAGGGCACAGGCCTCTCCTCCGCTTTCGAGGAGTCCAAGGGGCCCTCGCCCCCCCAGGACGACTCCAAGACCCTCCGCGTCCTGCGCCAGATGGTCAGCAACCTGTCCGGGTCTTCCGGGGACGAGGAGGGCAAGGCCGGCCCCGGCCTGGCTGACGGGAGCCAGTCCCTGGAGCTGCTGAGGGAGATGCACCAGACGCTGCAGGCCCTGCGGGAGGAGAACCAGAACCTGCAGGTCCTCCGCCAGGAGAACCGGCTGCTGCGGGAGGAGAACAGGGCCCTGCACGCGCTGCGCGAGGAGCACCGCGTCTTCCAGGAGGAGAACAAGGCCCTGTGGGAGAACAACACGCTGAAGCTGCAGCAGAAGCTGGTCATCGACACGGTGACCGAGGTCACCGCCCGGATGGAGATGCTCATCGAGGAGCTCTACGCCTTCATGCCGGCCAAGAGCAAGGACCCCAAGAAGCCCAGCAGGGtctga
- the CBY2 gene encoding protein chibby homolog 2 isoform X2: MMAVQPEGLRCRVEESGAERGTAEPFLRLHNLYPSPRCARQAALPRLSRRVTSQHSYPLNRFSSVPLDPMERPTSQADLELDYNPPRVQLSDEMFVFQDGRWVNENCRLYRELYFSPSSSFHHKLHHKRQAKEYLLQEENKALREENKALREENRTLRKENRILQVFWEERKATLGREESRAASPLLHKDNAALEVAKDAALQMHRLQEDSSLQLLREENRALRQRLEQRKAYWGPAEEKAGPGEESTAVPSAHEELHGPGLLPDQGTGLSSAFEESKGPSPPQDDSKTLRVLRQMVSNLSGSSGDEEGKAGPGLADGSQSLELLREMHQTLQALREENQNLQVLRQENRLLREENRALHALREEHRVFQEENKALWENNTLKLQQKLVIDTVTEVTARMEMLIEELYAFMPAKSKDPKKPSRV; this comes from the coding sequence AGGGGCACAGCCGAGCCTTTCCTGAGGCTCCACAACCTGTACCCCAGCCCGCGCTGCGCCAGGCAGGCCGCCCTGCCCAGGCTGAGCCGCAGAGTGACCAGCCAGCACTCCTACCCGCTGAATCGCTTCTCCTCCGTGCCCTTGGACCCCATGGAGCGCCCCACCTCGCAGGCGGACCTCGAGCTGGATTACAACCCTCCGCGAGTGCAGCTCAGCGACGAGATGTTCGTCTTCCAGGACGGGCGCTGGGTGAACGAAAACTGCCGCCTGTACAGAGAACTGTACTTCTCTCCGTCGTCCTCTTTCCACCACAAGCTGCACCACAAGCGGCAGGCCAAGGAGTACCTGCTGCAGGAGGAGAACAAGGCGCTGCGCGAGGAGAACAAGGCGCTGCGCGAGGAGAACAGGACGCTCCGCAAGGAGAACAGGATCCTGCAGGTCTTCTGGGAGGAGCGCAAGGCCACGCTGGGCCGGGAGGAGAGCAGGGCCGCCTCGCCGCTGCTGCACAAGGACAACGCGGCCCTGGAGGTGGCGAAGGACGCGGCCTTGCAGATGCACCGCCTCCAGGAGGACAGCAGCCTGCAGCTCCTCAGGGAGGAGAACAGGGCCCTGCGACAGCGGCTGGAGCAGAGGAAGGCCTACTGGGGCCCGGCGGAGGAGAAGGCGGGCCCCGGGGAGGAAAGCACGGCGGTCCCGTCGGCCCACGAGGAGCTCCACGGCCCCGGGCTGCTGCCGGACCAGGGCACAGGCCTCTCCTCCGCTTTCGAGGAGTCCAAGGGGCCCTCGCCCCCCCAGGACGACTCCAAGACCCTCCGCGTCCTGCGCCAGATGGTCAGCAACCTGTCCGGGTCTTCCGGGGACGAGGAGGGCAAGGCCGGCCCCGGCCTGGCTGACGGGAGCCAGTCCCTGGAGCTGCTGAGGGAGATGCACCAGACGCTGCAGGCCCTGCGGGAGGAGAACCAGAACCTGCAGGTCCTCCGCCAGGAGAACCGGCTGCTGCGGGAGGAGAACAGGGCCCTGCACGCGCTGCGCGAGGAGCACCGCGTCTTCCAGGAGGAGAACAAGGCCCTGTGGGAGAACAACACGCTGAAGCTGCAGCAGAAGCTGGTCATCGACACGGTGACCGAGGTCACCGCCCGGATGGAGATGCTCATCGAGGAGCTCTACGCCTTCATGCCGGCCAAGAGCAAGGACCCCAAGAAGCCCAGCAGGGtctga